One window from the genome of Pseudanabaena yagii GIHE-NHR1 encodes:
- a CDS encoding R3H domain-containing nucleic acid-binding protein, translating to MDSIRKQVTDNLDQLLDILPPRIKNSLELCGGLEQLVEIVMDLGRLPEARYFDSTKYLTDDPITKEDLAHCVKQVGEFGGDNRAGIERTLHRISAIRNRKGEIIGLTCRVGRAVYGTIAMIRDLVETGKSILLLGKPGMGKTTALREIARVLADDLNKRVVIIDSSNEIAGDGDIPHPAIGRARRMQVSQPELQHQVMIEAVENHMPEVIVIDEIGTELEALAARTIAERGVQLVGTAHGNQLANLIKNPTLSDLIGGIQSVTLGDEEMRRRGLPQKSILERKAQPTFDIAVEMWERYRWAVHSDVAGTIDMLLRDRDPGRQIRSVSDGGEVTTTEEKPKNPEVVKNPVVKGWRASGRMKPIPLDPQVQPHVEIADLTSKLTSSPSNISSPNINEEEEEANDLANVYGAMQERFGTLYVYLYGVSRHQTEQVIQSINLPIEVTKDLDEADIVLALRSQIRTSSKVRQVAEARQIPIHAIKTSTLPQINRALRRILHIDESPADTITDLNMFAYGDSEDEIEALEETRLAVEQIVIPKGQPVELLPRSSVIRRMQHELVEHYQLRSESYGSEPNRRLRIFPNS from the coding sequence ATGGACTCCATCCGCAAGCAAGTTACAGACAACCTCGATCAACTCCTCGATATTCTGCCACCACGCATCAAAAACAGTCTTGAACTCTGCGGCGGGTTAGAACAACTTGTCGAAATTGTGATGGACTTGGGCAGATTGCCAGAAGCAAGGTATTTTGACAGTACTAAATATTTAACCGATGACCCAATTACCAAAGAAGATTTAGCACATTGTGTCAAACAGGTTGGGGAATTTGGCGGTGATAATCGTGCAGGTATTGAGCGCACCCTCCACCGCATCAGCGCCATCCGCAACCGCAAAGGCGAAATTATCGGCTTAACCTGTCGCGTCGGTCGGGCAGTCTATGGCACGATCGCCATGATTCGCGACTTAGTGGAAACAGGCAAATCAATTTTACTGCTCGGCAAACCGGGGATGGGCAAAACTACGGCTCTGCGCGAAATTGCCCGTGTCCTTGCCGATGACCTCAATAAGCGCGTCGTCATTATCGACTCATCCAATGAAATCGCAGGCGATGGCGATATTCCCCATCCTGCGATCGGGCGCGCAAGAAGAATGCAAGTCTCCCAGCCCGAATTGCAGCATCAAGTGATGATCGAGGCAGTAGAAAACCATATGCCCGAAGTGATCGTCATCGATGAAATTGGCACAGAACTCGAAGCCCTCGCCGCCAGAACGATCGCCGAGCGGGGTGTGCAGTTAGTCGGCACAGCCCACGGCAATCAACTTGCTAATTTAATCAAAAATCCTACACTTTCGGACTTGATCGGCGGGATTCAGTCCGTCACCCTCGGTGATGAAGAAATGCGGCGGCGCGGTTTGCCCCAAAAGAGCATTCTCGAACGCAAGGCGCAACCCACCTTTGATATTGCTGTAGAAATGTGGGAGCGTTATCGTTGGGCAGTGCATAGTGATGTCGCGGGAACCATTGATATGCTCCTGCGCGATCGCGACCCCGGGCGACAAATTCGCTCGGTTAGTGATGGGGGTGAAGTGACCACCACCGAGGAAAAGCCGAAAAACCCCGAAGTTGTCAAGAATCCTGTAGTTAAGGGTTGGCGCGCATCGGGCAGAATGAAGCCCATTCCCCTCGATCCACAGGTGCAACCCCATGTTGAAATTGCAGACTTAACAAGCAAGTTAACCAGTAGTCCTAGCAATATCAGTAGCCCCAATATCAATGAGGAAGAGGAAGAAGCTAACGATCTGGCAAATGTTTATGGAGCAATGCAAGAACGCTTCGGGACGCTCTATGTCTATCTCTATGGAGTCAGCCGCCATCAAACTGAGCAGGTAATTCAATCAATTAATTTACCGATCGAAGTCACCAAGGATCTCGATGAGGCGGATATTGTGTTGGCATTGCGATCGCAAATTCGTACTAGTTCCAAAGTGCGTCAAGTTGCCGAGGCACGTCAAATCCCGATTCACGCAATTAAAACCAGCACCCTACCTCAAATCAATCGTGCGCTCAGACGGATCTTGCATATCGATGAAAGCCCTGCCGATACAATTACTGACTTGAATATGTTTGCCTATGGCGACTCCGAAGACGAAATCGAAGCCCTCGAAGAAACTCGCCTCGCCGTTGAGCAAATCGTCATCCCTAAAGGTCAGCCCGTCGAGCTACTCCCCCGTTCATCGGTAATTCGCCGAATGCAACATGAACTTGTCGAACATTATCAACTGCGATCGGAAAGCTACGGCTCCGAACCCAATCGCCGTTTACGCATATTTCCAAATTCATAA
- a CDS encoding phytanoyl-CoA dioxygenase family protein, with protein sequence MIQIVISQIFQTIDQLWQRLISIPSDIALFISNLEIIEKELLYPRYQQLLQEHQLLLSSLNPDEVKIVQELEQYGVAVTHLDDLAIPFSDRFLLAAQQISQELRDKAKLPLLYMGKHTLTASAEQIMRYPELFLWGADAKLLRIIENYLKLPVAYDGLSYYYSPADSREAGPRKWHRDKEDWQMIKIGIYINDVDEDGGPFECVTPAANEFINMALNSKSLQKYKTAYQRDLEALLPEQMLDNWRKTCIGKAGTVIFVDTAKYYHRGKPPTKADRSAIFLGYCGRQPRHPFFCGRSPLSQAQLRYMASLLPAEVRDCLTWRDRLKGLGKWIPKNRLKV encoded by the coding sequence GTGATTCAAATCGTCATATCTCAAATATTTCAGACTATTGATCAGCTATGGCAAAGATTAATTAGTATTCCCTCAGATATTGCACTATTTATTAGTAATTTAGAAATTATTGAGAAAGAGCTTCTTTATCCTCGCTACCAACAATTGCTACAAGAGCATCAATTGTTGCTCAGTAGCCTGAATCCTGATGAAGTCAAAATCGTCCAAGAATTAGAACAATATGGAGTTGCAGTCACACATCTAGATGATTTAGCAATTCCCTTCAGCGATCGCTTTTTGCTTGCAGCCCAACAAATATCTCAAGAACTAAGAGACAAAGCGAAGCTTCCCCTCCTCTATATGGGCAAACATACGCTGACGGCAAGCGCAGAGCAGATCATGCGTTATCCCGAATTGTTTTTGTGGGGCGCGGATGCCAAACTTTTACGCATAATTGAAAACTATCTCAAGCTACCCGTTGCCTATGATGGACTGTCCTACTACTACAGCCCTGCTGATAGTAGAGAAGCAGGACCCCGTAAATGGCATCGGGACAAAGAAGACTGGCAAATGATCAAAATTGGTATCTATATCAATGATGTTGATGAGGATGGAGGACCTTTTGAGTGTGTTACACCAGCCGCCAATGAATTCATCAATATGGCTTTAAATTCTAAATCACTCCAGAAGTACAAAACCGCCTATCAACGAGACCTTGAGGCGCTCTTGCCCGAACAAATGCTAGATAACTGGCGTAAAACCTGTATCGGTAAAGCGGGAACGGTAATTTTTGTGGATACGGCTAAGTATTACCATCGGGGTAAACCACCGACTAAAGCTGACCGCTCAGCGATCTTTTTGGGCTATTGCGGTCGCCAACCCAGACATCCATTTTTTTGTGGACGATCACCATTGTCTCAAGCACAACTACGCTATATGGCAAGCCTGTTACCCGCAGAAGTTCGGGATTGCTTGACTTGGCGCGATCGCTTAAAGGGTCTGGGTAAATGGATTCCTAAAAACCGCTTAAAGGTCTAG
- the pyrE gene encoding orotate phosphoribosyltransferase — protein sequence MVEHSNREKLLDLFCRLAYKSGDFTLSSGQKSTYYINGKLVTLHPFGGLWTGQVLLSMLPEGTGAVAGLTLGADPIVSAVSVVSAYENKPIPALIIRKQPKGHGTGAWIEGPELAPNTNVVVLEDVVTTGKSALLAVEKLRDAGYKVTHVLTLVDRQQGGAELYAKEGLQFGAVFDIGEIQSYAKGIS from the coding sequence ATTGTGGAACATTCAAATCGCGAAAAGTTACTAGACCTATTTTGTCGCCTTGCCTATAAAAGTGGTGACTTTACATTGTCTTCTGGGCAAAAAAGTACATATTACATCAATGGCAAGCTGGTAACATTGCATCCCTTTGGGGGACTATGGACAGGGCAAGTCCTGTTATCAATGTTGCCAGAAGGCACAGGGGCAGTGGCTGGTTTGACCCTAGGTGCTGATCCAATCGTGAGTGCAGTTAGCGTCGTTTCTGCTTACGAAAACAAGCCAATTCCTGCTTTGATCATCCGCAAACAGCCTAAAGGGCATGGGACAGGCGCATGGATTGAGGGACCAGAACTTGCGCCTAATACCAATGTGGTAGTGCTGGAGGATGTGGTGACAACAGGAAAATCAGCCTTGCTGGCTGTCGAGAAATTGCGTGATGCAGGCTATAAGGTGACCCATGTATTGACATTGGTCGATCGCCAACAGGGTGGTGCTGAGCTATACGCAAAGGAAGGTTTACAATTTGGTGCAGTATTTGATATTGGCGAAATTCAAAGCTATGCCAAGGGGATTAGTTAA
- a CDS encoding carbonic anhydrase, which translates to MRKLIRGLREFKDNHFPSHLELFEKLGMGQKPRVLFITCSDSRIDPNLLTKADVGELFIMRNAGNIIPPYGSLSGEGATIEYAIQSLEIEQVIVCGHTHCGAMNGLLKLEHLREEMPIVYEWLKLAEGTRRLVKENYSHLRSKELLEITSAENVLTQIDHLKTYPLVRSRLYQGRLNIYGWVYNLETGEVLAYDSVSHSYVPPQHQLVDDLPEPSLHTTDISDPLDSMVIN; encoded by the coding sequence ATGCGAAAACTAATCAGAGGTTTGCGCGAATTTAAGGATAACCATTTCCCATCCCATTTGGAACTATTTGAAAAGTTGGGAATGGGACAGAAACCGCGAGTTTTATTTATTACCTGTTCGGATTCACGGATTGATCCGAACCTGTTGACTAAGGCTGATGTGGGGGAACTGTTTATTATGCGGAATGCTGGCAATATTATTCCGCCCTATGGTAGCTTGAGCGGGGAAGGTGCAACGATTGAATATGCGATTCAATCGTTGGAAATTGAGCAGGTGATTGTCTGTGGACATACCCACTGCGGTGCGATGAATGGTTTATTAAAGCTGGAGCATTTGCGAGAAGAAATGCCGATTGTCTATGAATGGCTAAAACTTGCGGAAGGGACACGACGCTTGGTAAAAGAAAACTATAGCCATTTGCGGAGTAAGGAGTTATTAGAAATCACTAGTGCGGAAAATGTCTTAACGCAAATCGATCATCTCAAGACCTATCCACTGGTGCGATCGCGTTTATATCAAGGACGGTTAAATATTTATGGCTGGGTCTACAATCTGGAAACTGGTGAAGTGCTTGCCTACGATTCGGTGAGCCATTCCTATGTACCGCCACAGCATCAGTTAGTTGATGATCTGCCCGAACCATCTTTGCATACAACAGATATATCCGATCCCCTCGATAGTATGGTGATTAATTAG
- a CDS encoding beta-ketoacyl-ACP synthase III: MTNTESSLLGVRFIGSGSAVPDRVLTNQDLAQMVDTNDEWISSRTGIRERHIADGENDSVANLAAKAAQQAIAAAGLQPEDIDLIILSTSTSDDLFGTAARVQKILGAERAVAFDLVAACSGFVFGLVTASQYIRTGAYKNVLLIGADVLSRWVDWQDRRTCILFGDGAGALVLQASSPEHPQNNLLGFEMRSDGKGNEFLNINYLGRNTFHPITMNGQEVYRFAVRRVPEVIEKSLHYASLEVNDLDWLIMHQANQRIIDAVVNRFGIDPAKAVSNMGKYGNTSAASIPIALDEWVKADKIQKDHLIAIAGFGAGLSWGSAVFRWG; the protein is encoded by the coding sequence ATGACTAATACTGAATCTTCTCTCCTTGGAGTACGTTTTATTGGTAGCGGTTCCGCCGTTCCCGATCGCGTATTGACTAATCAAGACCTTGCCCAAATGGTAGATACCAATGACGAGTGGATCTCCTCGCGCACAGGTATCAGAGAGCGTCATATTGCCGATGGTGAGAATGATTCAGTAGCTAACTTAGCGGCTAAAGCTGCCCAACAGGCGATCGCTGCCGCAGGTTTGCAACCCGAAGATATTGATCTGATTATTTTATCTACTTCTACCTCTGATGATCTGTTTGGTACAGCAGCACGAGTACAAAAAATTCTAGGAGCAGAGCGAGCTGTTGCTTTTGATCTGGTGGCAGCCTGTTCAGGATTTGTGTTTGGCTTAGTTACTGCTTCACAATATATTCGTACAGGTGCTTACAAAAACGTTTTGCTAATTGGGGCAGATGTCCTCTCGCGTTGGGTCGATTGGCAAGATCGGCGCACTTGTATTTTGTTTGGTGATGGGGCAGGAGCGCTAGTTTTGCAAGCTAGTAGCCCAGAGCATCCCCAGAATAACCTATTAGGCTTTGAGATGCGGAGTGATGGCAAAGGTAATGAGTTCTTAAATATCAATTATTTAGGACGCAATACCTTTCATCCGATTACGATGAATGGGCAAGAGGTTTATCGTTTTGCGGTGCGTCGCGTGCCAGAGGTAATCGAAAAGTCTTTGCACTATGCCAGTTTGGAAGTTAATGATCTTGACTGGTTGATCATGCACCAAGCTAATCAGCGCATTATCGATGCGGTCGTCAATCGTTTTGGGATTGATCCTGCTAAGGCGGTGAGCAATATGGGAAAATATGGCAATACCTCGGCGGCTTCAATTCCGATCGCGCTGGATGAATGGGTAAAAGCAGACAAAATTCAAAAAGATCATTTAATTGCGATCGCAGGTTTTGGGGCAGGCTTAAGTTGGGGCTCGGCAGTATTCCGTTGGGGCTAG
- a CDS encoding prohibitin family protein, whose protein sequence is MSFIVSTIASLISVLVFFNSQRLVDNRTAQLVIKAIAGLIALATAISALSRLLVVIPAGSVGVEDFQGKVSDRTLPAGIHVINPFADVVQFSTRIRDVKEEIGATSKEGLAIGIDVSIQYRIDPAKAASVYQNIGLEEREIIVSRFRSISREIVSGYPAEAIYATKREEVSLKIAEKLRSQLSPLGFIVDEALLRNVKVPDTLQAAIQQRLKAEQENLQMKFVLEKETQEAERKRIEAKGHADAQKILAEGLTPAVLQLRAIEATEKLAQSPNSKVIVLGNGQGTPLILPVERDVSKSVPAN, encoded by the coding sequence ATGTCATTTATCGTCTCGACGATCGCTTCATTGATATCTGTACTTGTGTTTTTTAATAGCCAACGCTTAGTGGACAATCGCACAGCACAACTAGTGATCAAAGCGATCGCAGGTTTGATTGCTCTGGCGACCGCTATTAGTGCTTTAAGTCGATTATTGGTGGTGATACCTGCGGGCAGTGTTGGAGTCGAAGATTTTCAGGGTAAGGTCAGCGATCGCACCTTACCCGCAGGCATTCATGTTATTAATCCCTTTGCCGATGTAGTGCAGTTCTCGACCCGCATACGTGATGTGAAGGAAGAAATTGGGGCAACCTCCAAGGAAGGCTTAGCGATCGGAATTGATGTCAGTATTCAATACCGCATCGATCCTGCTAAGGCAGCAAGTGTCTATCAAAATATTGGTCTAGAGGAGCGCGAAATCATTGTGTCGCGATTTCGGTCAATTTCGCGGGAAATCGTCTCTGGCTATCCTGCGGAAGCGATCTATGCTACTAAACGCGAAGAAGTCAGCTTGAAAATTGCCGAAAAACTGCGATCGCAACTTTCTCCCCTCGGCTTTATCGTCGATGAGGCTTTGCTTCGCAATGTCAAGGTTCCTGATACTTTGCAGGCGGCAATTCAGCAACGTCTCAAAGCGGAGCAGGAAAATTTGCAGATGAAATTTGTACTAGAAAAAGAGACTCAAGAGGCTGAACGTAAGCGGATTGAAGCTAAAGGTCATGCGGATGCTCAAAAAATCTTGGCGGAAGGTTTAACGCCTGCGGTTTTGCAATTGAGGGCGATCGAGGCAACCGAAAAACTTGCCCAATCACCTAACTCTAAAGTAATTGTGCTGGGTAATGGTCAAGGTACACCCTTAATTTTGCCAGTTGAGCGAGATGTAAGCAAATCAGTTCCAGCAAATTAA
- the plsX gene encoding phosphate acyltransferase PlsX produces MRIAVDAMGGDFAPREVVEGAILAQTQLGVDIALVGDRDILANYLKQHNYKESDRLEIVPSEGIIEMDDEPLEGLRRKPNSSIAVAMNLVKRKQADAVVSAGHSGAAMAAALLRLGRLPGVDRPAIGALFPTQVPHKPVLLLDVGANVDCRPKFLEQFAIMGSLYSKYAIGIQEPKVGLLNIGEEACKGNELAIRVHQSLQDNQQILFAGNAEGRDILKGQFDVIVCDGFAGNIVLKFAEGVGNAVMQILKEELPKGWRGKLGALLLKPNLKKVKERIDADEYGGALLLGVAGVCVIGHGSSNAVSIRNAIRVAKDAVDNEVLERIRGQIKPKVAVPADDTPDDPPT; encoded by the coding sequence GTGAGAATTGCAGTAGATGCGATGGGTGGGGACTTTGCCCCACGCGAAGTGGTTGAAGGAGCAATATTAGCTCAGACTCAATTAGGTGTAGATATAGCGCTAGTTGGCGATCGCGATATTCTCGCGAACTACCTCAAGCAACATAACTATAAGGAAAGCGATCGCCTAGAGATCGTGCCATCGGAAGGCATCATCGAAATGGATGATGAACCCCTCGAAGGGCTACGCCGCAAGCCCAACTCCTCGATCGCCGTTGCCATGAATTTAGTCAAGCGCAAGCAAGCAGATGCTGTGGTTTCGGCTGGACATTCTGGCGCAGCAATGGCAGCCGCCCTGCTCCGATTGGGGCGTTTACCGGGTGTAGATCGACCTGCGATCGGCGCATTATTTCCCACACAGGTTCCCCATAAGCCTGTATTGCTACTTGATGTTGGGGCAAACGTGGATTGTCGCCCTAAATTTCTAGAACAATTTGCGATCATGGGTTCGCTTTACAGTAAATATGCGATCGGTATTCAAGAGCCTAAGGTCGGGTTGCTAAATATTGGCGAAGAAGCCTGTAAAGGTAATGAGCTAGCGATTCGCGTGCACCAGTCCTTACAGGATAATCAGCAAATTTTATTTGCTGGCAATGCCGAAGGTCGGGACATTCTGAAAGGTCAGTTTGATGTCATTGTCTGTGATGGCTTTGCGGGTAATATCGTCCTCAAATTTGCCGAGGGTGTCGGTAATGCCGTCATGCAAATCCTCAAGGAAGAATTGCCCAAAGGCTGGCGCGGTAAGCTTGGGGCATTACTCTTAAAACCTAATCTCAAGAAGGTCAAAGAACGCATTGATGCCGACGAGTATGGTGGCGCTTTATTGCTGGGTGTTGCAGGTGTCTGTGTAATTGGTCACGGTAGTTCTAACGCCGTCAGTATTCGCAATGCTATCCGTGTGGCTAAGGATGCAGTAGATAACGAAGTCCTAGAGCGTATCCGTGGTCAAATCAAGCCCAAAGTAGCGGTTCCTGCGGATGATACCCCCGACGATCCGCCCACTTAA
- a CDS encoding DUF4079 domain-containing protein, with amino-acid sequence MTEFATKMAESLQPIADQFKALNIPAPVTHWGHPFFMAIVIFAMGSFVAISGWRGRTVTDTEVAIKNKADHRKVAPLMTTFLALGYSGGLLSLVMQGKPLLESPHFITGSVVLTLLAINGAISLTGFGGNKPFLRNAHAYLGSAIVLLLFVHAALGLKLGLSI; translated from the coding sequence ATGACTGAATTTGCTACTAAAATGGCTGAATCCCTTCAGCCTATTGCTGATCAATTCAAAGCTCTGAATATTCCTGCACCAGTGACTCACTGGGGACATCCATTTTTCATGGCGATCGTTATCTTTGCGATGGGATCATTTGTCGCTATTTCAGGATGGCGTGGGCGCACGGTCACAGATACCGAAGTTGCGATTAAAAACAAAGCCGATCATCGTAAAGTTGCCCCTTTAATGACTACTTTCCTCGCTCTGGGCTACAGTGGCGGTCTGCTTTCCCTCGTGATGCAAGGCAAGCCCCTACTAGAGAGTCCCCATTTCATCACAGGCTCAGTGGTTCTGACCTTGCTCGCCATCAATGGTGCAATCTCCCTCACTGGATTTGGTGGTAATAAGCCATTTTTGCGTAATGCCCATGCTTATCTAGGCAGTGCGATCGTGCTGTTGTTGTTTGTTCATGCGGCTTTAGGTTTGAAATTAGGGCTTTCGATCTAG
- a CDS encoding Light dependent period protein LdpA domain-containing protein, with protein MEIEALRSRQWFKLICGASYQHLPAIRHLAQIYTLAGADCIDMAPDPATIAAAREGIAAALDLGATRSPLVMVSFNDGEDPHFRKAIFDPALCPSDCPRPCEKVCPTTAIQFKNDYNGVISNLCYGCGRCLPLCPVQIIHTREQVYVPEDIFDEVLNQKVDAIEIHTQPNRTQEFAAFWQRLSPIIPKLQLMAVSFPDSENLRDYLISLIAGMQPQPRSLIWQTDGRPMSGDIGDGATRAALQLGRKVLDFQLPLGFVQLAGGTNASTVPKLRQANIPVAGVAYGSYARKIVMDFLESRSEEIPDRLEEHPCLLWQAVAIAKQLVSQIKQN; from the coding sequence ATGGAAATCGAAGCTTTGCGATCGCGCCAGTGGTTTAAGCTCATTTGTGGTGCGAGTTATCAACATTTACCCGCCATTCGACATTTGGCACAGATCTACACCTTAGCAGGAGCAGATTGCATTGATATGGCTCCCGATCCTGCAACGATCGCGGCGGCAAGGGAGGGAATTGCCGCCGCACTCGATTTAGGCGCGACGCGATCGCCCTTAGTGATGGTCAGCTTTAACGATGGTGAAGACCCCCACTTTCGCAAGGCGATTTTTGATCCTGCCCTTTGCCCCAGCGATTGTCCAAGACCCTGCGAAAAGGTATGTCCCACCACAGCAATCCAGTTTAAGAATGATTACAATGGGGTTATATCAAATCTTTGTTATGGGTGCGGTCGTTGTTTGCCGCTATGTCCAGTGCAGATTATTCACACTCGCGAACAGGTTTATGTCCCTGAAGATATTTTTGATGAAGTACTTAACCAAAAAGTTGATGCGATCGAAATTCATACACAGCCCAACCGCACTCAAGAATTTGCTGCATTTTGGCAACGCCTAAGTCCGATCATCCCCAAGCTCCAATTGATGGCGGTCAGTTTCCCCGATAGCGAAAATTTACGGGATTATCTCATATCGCTAATCGCAGGAATGCAACCTCAGCCGCGATCGCTAATCTGGCAAACCGATGGTAGACCCATGAGTGGTGATATCGGTGATGGGGCAACGAGGGCAGCCCTACAACTGGGGCGAAAAGTATTGGACTTTCAGTTACCCCTTGGCTTTGTGCAACTCGCAGGGGGAACCAATGCCAGCACCGTTCCCAAACTACGCCAAGCGAATATTCCCGTCGCGGGAGTCGCCTATGGCAGCTATGCTCGGAAAATCGTGATGGATTTTCTCGAAAGTCGTAGTGAAGAAATACCCGATCGCCTTGAGGAACATCCCTGCTTACTCTGGCAAGCCGTAGCGATCGCCAAACAATTAGTTTCCCAAATCAAACAAAACTGA
- the psb32 gene encoding photosystem II repair protein Psb32, with product MKNLLQRLWCFVQALPKISQGLQRLGFGAIALLISFNLLMVPAFALQVSDIPDLAEIKTLTDQTWVIDDSEVLSALTKSTIANKAVKLAEQTGIEVHVVAIQRIDLGQPASEFAAELFDKWFPTEAEKANQVLLLLATEDHRTAIQTGSKVKEVLPESIATSIADETMLYPARKANYNQAVNEGMSRLEAVLKGNPDPGAPLLVVEESETSNYATKEETEASSSNVVVILLLILATLLPMATYYWLQGKP from the coding sequence ATGAAAAATTTATTACAGCGTTTATGGTGCTTTGTCCAAGCATTACCAAAGATCAGCCAAGGATTACAAAGGCTAGGTTTTGGCGCGATCGCTTTATTAATTAGCTTTAATTTATTGATGGTTCCCGCCTTTGCACTACAGGTCTCTGACATTCCTGATCTTGCAGAGATTAAGACTTTAACAGATCAAACTTGGGTCATTGATGACTCAGAGGTACTGAGCGCTCTGACCAAAAGCACAATCGCAAACAAAGCAGTAAAACTCGCAGAACAAACTGGCATTGAAGTCCATGTGGTCGCAATTCAGCGCATTGATTTAGGACAACCTGCATCCGAGTTCGCCGCCGAATTATTCGACAAATGGTTCCCCACAGAGGCTGAGAAAGCTAATCAAGTATTGCTATTGCTCGCAACGGAAGATCATCGTACTGCCATCCAAACTGGCTCTAAGGTGAAGGAAGTCTTACCCGAAAGCATTGCCACCAGTATTGCCGATGAGACGATGCTCTATCCTGCACGCAAGGCAAATTACAACCAAGCTGTTAATGAAGGAATGTCGCGTTTAGAAGCTGTACTCAAAGGTAATCCTGACCCTGGTGCACCATTATTGGTGGTAGAAGAGTCAGAGACAAGTAATTACGCAACAAAGGAGGAAACGGAAGCGAGTTCTTCTAATGTAGTTGTCATTCTGCTATTAATTTTGGCGACACTATTACCGATGGCGACTTATTACTGGCTACAGGGTAAGCCATAA